From one Candidatus Hydrogenedentota bacterium genomic stretch:
- the trpC gene encoding indole-3-glycerol phosphate synthase TrpC: protein MILTEIVENKRREIAERKTQTSLREIEDRLNHAPRLKDFRSALRAPGINIIAEIKRRSPSRGDILPGIDAVEVAVTYEQSGAKAISVLVDQTFFGGSLEDLYKVSNHVRVPCLCKEFIVDPYQIYEARMMGADAILLIVRILSDNELSFFLQEVNKLGMSALVETHNEEEIQRALAAGAHIIGINNRDLDTLEVDIQTTSRLKSKVPGGNILVAESGIKTPEEVRFLHKSGIDAFLIGDSLLTSNNIQEKLESLIHDD from the coding sequence ATGATCCTTACTGAAATTGTCGAAAATAAAAGAAGAGAAATCGCAGAACGAAAAACGCAAACGTCCTTGCGAGAAATTGAAGACCGACTCAATCACGCGCCCCGGTTAAAAGATTTTCGCAGTGCCTTACGTGCTCCCGGCATTAATATCATTGCCGAGATCAAACGCCGTTCCCCTTCACGGGGAGATATTCTGCCCGGTATAGACGCTGTGGAAGTGGCGGTGACCTATGAACAGTCGGGCGCGAAAGCAATTTCTGTGCTGGTGGATCAAACATTTTTTGGCGGCAGCCTAGAAGATCTGTATAAAGTCTCGAACCACGTTCGTGTCCCTTGCCTGTGCAAAGAATTTATTGTGGATCCCTACCAAATCTACGAAGCCCGCATGATGGGCGCTGATGCTATTTTGCTCATCGTACGTATTCTCAGCGACAATGAACTGAGTTTCTTTCTGCAAGAAGTCAATAAATTAGGGATGTCCGCCTTGGTGGAAACCCATAATGAGGAAGAGATACAGCGTGCCTTGGCTGCAGGTGCGCACATTATCGGGATCAACAATCGCGATCTGGATACCCTTGAGGTAGACATTCAAACAACTTCCCGTTTAAAAAGTAAAGTGCCCGGCGGCAATATTCTGGTTGCGGAGAGCGGTATCAAAACACCGGAAGAGGTGCGTTTTCTCCATAAGAGTGGTATTGATGCCTTTCTGATTGGCGATTCGCTGCTAACGAGCAACAATATACAGGAAAAATTGGAATCGCTGATTCATGATGACTAA
- a CDS encoding phosphoribosylanthranilate isomerase: MMTKVKICGITTAEDAMAAVEAGADALGFVLAEEGRKRNRYIDLDDAVTILNQLPAFITTVAVVINEPVERLQELLTVFDRIQLHGDESAELCEALGHRVYKAFRVGPHLNTETIAQWPGQMCLLDAWTEEAYGGTGTQCDWQFAKAAGAKKQIILAGGLSPENVEEAILRVQPFAVDASSSLESSPGKKNHDRIRLFIYNARKASLS; encoded by the coding sequence ATGATGACTAAAGTAAAAATATGCGGTATCACGACTGCCGAAGATGCCATGGCTGCCGTGGAGGCGGGCGCCGATGCCCTCGGCTTTGTCTTGGCGGAAGAAGGCCGAAAACGTAACCGATATATTGATCTCGATGACGCAGTGACCATACTCAATCAGCTTCCTGCCTTTATCACCACAGTGGCGGTCGTTATCAATGAACCTGTGGAACGTTTACAAGAACTGCTCACTGTTTTTGATCGAATTCAATTGCATGGTGATGAGTCGGCGGAACTATGTGAAGCGCTGGGGCATCGTGTCTACAAGGCTTTTCGTGTTGGCCCTCATTTAAATACGGAAACGATTGCGCAGTGGCCGGGGCAGATGTGCCTCTTAGATGCTTGGACCGAAGAAGCGTATGGCGGTACGGGAACCCAATGTGACTGGCAATTTGCCAAAGCGGCGGGCGCAAAGAAACAAATTATTCTTGCCGGTGGTCTTTCGCCGGAAAATGTTGAAGAAGCTATATTACGGGTTCAGCCTTTCGCTGTTGATGCATCGAGCAGCTTGGAAAGCAGCCCCGGGAAAAAAAATCATGATCGAATCCGACTTTTTATCTACAACGCGAGAAAAGCATCTCTTTCCTGA